A genomic window from Elaeis guineensis isolate ETL-2024a chromosome 3, EG11, whole genome shotgun sequence includes:
- the LOC140856209 gene encoding uncharacterized protein has protein sequence MELSEVKRPKLEDEHKDAITFTKRDVEDVLAPHNDVVAVIANITDFNVHRIFIDNESLVDILYFSIFIQIGFTLNQLGRFDIPIQDFSEDSMILEGMIRLPVTIGTASKWMTIQVNFLVVKLSLVYNAILNCPSLWTVKAIMSSYHLMVKFPTPNRVGQIRGNQAIAR, from the coding sequence ATGGAGCTTTCGGAGGTGAAGAGGCCGAAGCTTGAAGATGAGCATAAAGATGCCATTACCTTCACTAAGCGAGATGTAGAGGACGTGCTAGCCCCACATAATGATGTGGTGGCTGTAATAGCGAATATCACTGACTTTAATGTGCATCGTATAttcattgataatgaaagcttggTTGATATTTTATATTTCTCTATCTTCATCCAAATAGGCTTTACACTAAATCAGTTAGGTAGATTTGATATCCCGATTCAGGATTTCTCCGAAGATTCCATGATCTTAGAGGGAATGATTAGGCTGCCTGTCACAATAGGTACTGCATCAAAATGGATGACGATCCAAGTCAATTTTCTAGTGGTCAAGCTCTCTTTAGTTTACAATGCAATTCTTAACTGTCCAAGCTTGTGGACTGTAAAGGCCATAATGTCGAGCTATCACTTAATGGTGAAGTTTCCAACTCCGAACAGAGTAGGGCAAATTAGAGGCAACCAGGCCATAGCTCGATAG